From Pseudomonas hormoni:
CAGCCCCCACCGCTCCTGCAGCACCCACCACGGATGTGGCTGCTACCAAGAAGCGACGCCGGCCTGCATTCACGCCGTCATTGCTCATTCAGTCCTCTCCCATCAGCTTTGTGGCCTGTTAAATCAGGCATCTACTAAGTAAAACTATGTACTTATAAAAATTTTGCCGAATGGTAATGAAAAGCCCCAATTCTGACAAGGTAATTACCGAAGGGCTCCACTGCCAAGCCTTGCAGTATAGGGGCTCTACGGCTGTGGCAAGTTGTCACAGAGCAATTCTTTGATAAATCGCACGCATAAAAAAACGCCCAGCTCCGTGAGGAAACTGGGCGTTCTTTTTGAACGTGAAAGCGAATTAACGCTTCGAGTACTGCGGACGCTTACGCGCTTTACGCAGACCGACTTTCTTACGTTCAACTTCACGAGCATCGCGAGTAACGAAGCCAGCTTTGCGCAGAGCGCCACGCAGGGTTTCGTCGTACTGCATCAGTGCGCGAGTGATACCGTGGCGGATTGCGCCAGCTTGACCACTTACACCACCGCCGATCACGGTGACGTAGATGTCGAACTTCTCGACAGTCTCAGTCAATTCCAGCGGCTGACGAACTACCATGCGGGCAGTTTCGCGGCCGAAGAAATTATCCAGCGAACGGTTGTTGATGGAGATGTTACCAGTACCCGGACGCAGGAAAACGCGTGCGGTTGCGGTCTTGCGACGGCCAGTGCCGTAATTTTGAGTCGCCGACATAATGAACTATTCCGTTAAAACTTCAGTTCTTGGGGCTGCTGAGCAGTATGAGGGTGTACAGCGCCCGCATAGACTTTCAGCTTACGATACATGTCGCGACCCAGCGGGTTCTTAGGCAGCATGCCTTTGACCGCGGTCTCGATCACGCGCTCAGGGGCTTTAGCGATCAGCTTTTCGAAGTTGATCGACTTGATGCCGCCCGGGAAACCGGAGTGGGAGTAGTAGATTTTGTCGGTGGTTTTAGCACCGGTTACACGAATCTGCTCGGCATTGATAACAACGATGTAATCGCCGGTGTCAACGTGAGGAGTGTACTCAGCTTTATGCTTGCCACGCAGACGGCTCGCGATTTCGGTGGCCAGACGACCCAGGGTCTGACCTGCAGCGTCGACGACAAACCAGTCGCGCTGTACTGTTTCCGGTTTAGCAGTAAAAGTTTTCATTCTTTATAGCCTCAGGGGCCGCCCTGTAAATTAGACGGCGGATCTTACTGAATAGTGCGTACTTTGACAAGTCAAAGGCAGCCGGATACAGACGCTTTCGGGGGCTCGGGTCGGCGCGTCCGTTCAACGGCAAGATTCTTCGGCGGCGGCGCATCACTTCCACTGCAGAAAGAGGTGCGCAATTATGCAGATTGCGAAAAATATTTCAACCTGCTTTTATGATTGTTTTGCCCAAGGAGCACCCGATGGACTATCGACAGCTAGGCCGAACCAATCTGAACGTGAGCGCCATCTGCCTCGGAACCATGACCTGGGGCGAGCAAAACAGCGAGGCTGAAGCCTTCGCACAGATTGAACGGGCCAAAAGCGCCGGGATCAATTTCATCGACACCGCCGAGATGTACCCGGTACCGCCAAAGGCCGATACCTATGCCACCACCGAGCGCTACATCGGCAATTACTTCAAAAGCCGCGGCGATCGTGCCGACTGGATCCTGGCCAGCAAGATCGCCGGCCCCGGCAACACCATCGACTACATCCGCGACAAAAACCTGCGCCACAACCGCCAGCACATTACTGAAGCGGTGGATGCGAGCCTGAAACGCCTGCAAACCGATTACATCGATCTCTATCAGTTGCACTGGCCGGAGCGCAGCACCAACTTCTTCGGTCAACTGGGTTACAAACACAAAATCGAAGCCAACCTGACGCCGCTGGAGGACACCCTCGAAGCACTGGACGAGCAGGTCAAGGCTGGCAAGATCCGCCACATCGGCCTGTCCAACGAAACGCCGTGGGGCACCATGCGTTTCCTGGCGCTGGCCGAAGCCCGTGGCTGGCCGCGCGCTGTATCGATCCAGAACCCGTACAACCTGCTCAACCGCAGCTTCGAAGTCGGCCTGGCGGAAATCGCCATCCGCGAACAGTGCGGCCTGCTCGCCTATTCGCCGCTGGCGTTTGGCTTCCTGTCGGGCAAGTACGAAGGTGGCGCGCGTCCGCCGAAGGGTCGCCTGAGCCTCTACAGCCGCTTCAGCCGCTATTTCAATCCACAGTCGGAAGCAGCGTGTAGCCGTTATGTGGCTCTGGCCCGTGAGCACGGCCTGGACCCGGCGCAAATGGCGCTGGCGTTCGTGACGCAGCAGCCGTTCGTGACCAGCAACATCATCGGAGCGACGACGCTGGAACAGCTGGACAGCAACATTGCCAGCTTCGAGCTGAAACTTTCCGATGAAGTGTTGGCGGGGATTGAGGCGATTCACAAGGATCACCCGAATCCGGCACCTTGATGGATTCATAAACCCAATCGCGAGCAGGCTCGCTCCCACAGTTGATCTGCGTCGAACCACACATGTGTGATCGACATAGAACCCTGTGAGAGCGAGACCGGCTTGCCGGCGATGACGATCTAACCGTCACCGCACATCAAAGCGACCGCGCAATAATCTCCTTCATGATTTCATTGGTGCCGGCATAAATCCGCTGCACCCGCGCATCCGCCCACGCCCGGGCGATCGGGTATTCCCACATGAACCCGTAGCCGCCATGCAACTGCACGCACTCGTCGAGCACCTTGCACTGCAGGTCCGTGCCCCAATACTTGGCCATCGCCGCCGTCGGCACATCGAGCTTGCCTTGCAGGTGCAACTCCAGACAGCGATCGACGAAGACCCGGCCAATCTGAATTTCAGTGGCCATTTCCGCCAGCTTGAAACGGGTGTTCTGGAAGTCGGCAATCGCCTTGCCGAACGCCTTGCGCTCGCGGGTATATTCCAGCGTCCATTGCAGCGCAGCCTCAGCCGACGCCAATCCGCCCACAGCGACCGTCAGACGCTCCTGCGGCAGTTCCTGCATCAGATACGCAAACCCCATCCCGGCCTGCCCCAGCAGGTTTTCCTTGGGCACTCGAACATCCTGGAAAAACAGCTCCGACGTGTCCTGTGCCTTCATGCCGACTTTTTCCAGGCGTTTGCCCTTGGCGAAGCCAGGCGTGTTCGCCTCAACCAGAAACAGGCTGGTGCCCTTCGCGCCCGCCTTCGGATCGGTCTTGGCCACGACAATCACCAGGTCCGCGAGATAGCCGTTGGTGATAAAGGTCTTCGAACCGTTGATCACGTATTCGTCGCCATCGAGCACCGCGGTGGTTTTCACCCCTTGCAGGTCGGAACCGGCGCCCGGCTCGGTCATGGCAATCGCAGTGACCATCTCGCCAGACACCAGTTTCGGCAGGTATTTGTGTTTCAGCGTTTCACTGCCGTAATGCAGGATGTACGGCGCGACGATGTCGGAATGAAGGGAGAAACCGATGCCGGTCAGCCCCAGACGTCCCACCTCTTCGATCACCACCGCGCTGTAGAGAAAGTCTGCCCCCAGCCCACCGTATTCTTCCGGCAGGTGCGAACAGAGCATCCCCGCCTCCCCTGCCTTGTTCCAGAGCTGGCGGTCGATATAGCCTTGCTTCTCCCATTGAGCATGAAACGGCACGGCCTCTTTCTCGAGGAACGTTCGCACGCTGTCGCGAAAAAGTTCGTGCTCAGGACTGAACAAGGTTCTGGGGATCATGCGACACCTGTCGTTATTGTTAGAGAGAATTGACCTTCAGAGACTAAGCCGCACGTCCGATACAGGACACTGGACACATCAGACAAAAAATAAGACGATCCAGCCGTCCGGTGACCACTTTCCCCTATAAGAATAAAGTTGAATTATGTCTAACCAAGTCTCCACGCCCTTGCGGCGCGTCAGCATCCTGGCTATCGACCGGGTTTTCGCTTCCACCCTCATGCAAGCCAAGGATTTCTTCCACCTGGCCAGTCTGCGTTATGGCAAACAACTGGGCCAGGGCCTGACACCGGCGTTCGAAACGCGGCTGGTCAGCCCGGATGGCAAACCGGTGAACAGCTTCAGCGATGTGATCATGCCGGTGGACGGCGGCCTCGAAAACGCTGACGTCATCATCCTCCCGGCGTTCTGGGACGATTTCGAAACCCTTTGCCAACGTTATCCACAGGTCCTGCCTTGGCTGCGCCAGCAACATGCTCGCGGTGCGGTACTCTGCGGTGAGGCCACGGGGGTGTTCTGGCTCGCCGAAGCCGGACTGCTCGATGGCAAGGAAGCGACCACCTACTGGCGCTTCTTCAACGCCTTTGCCGAGCGTTTCCCGAGGGTTCAGCTCAATCAGGACAAGCACCTGACCGACGCCGACAACCTGTATTGCGCCGGCGGCACCACCTCGGCGTGCGACCTCTACATCTACCTGATCGAGCGCTTCTGCGGCGCCAACGTGGCCCAGGCCGTAGCCCGCGACATTCTCTATGAAGTGCAGCGCAGCTATTCGCCGGGACGCATCGGTTTCGGCGGGCAGAAGCTGCACCAGGACGTGATCATCCTGCAGATCCAGCACTGGCTCGAGGAACACTTCGCCGACAAGTTCCGCTTCGAAGACGTGGCGCGCGAGCATGGCATGAGCATCCGCAACTTCATGCGCCGCTTCCAGACCGCCACCGGCGACAAGCCGCTGCATTACCTGCAACGCCTGCGCATTGAAACGGCAAAGGGCTTGCTGTCCGGTAGTCGCAAAAGCATCAAGACTATCAGTTATGAAGTCGGATATGACGATGCGAGCTTCTTCGCGCGACTGTTCCGCCAGCACACTGAGTTGTCGCCGAACCAGTATCGACAGCAGTTTCAGCAAGCGGCGTAAGCCCACTGCGCCCCTGTAGGAGCACAGCTTGCTGGCGATGAACGATGACGCGGTTTGCCTGACACACCGTATCGCTGCAATCGCGGGCAAGCCTTGCTCCTACAGATTAGCGGCGCCTGTCGAAAATCCGAAAAAAAAGGCCTGCAATGCAGGCCTTTTTTATGTTTTCGCATGTCTACGGCTTATGCGCCCGGGACAGGAATTCGTGTGACTGCATTTCCAGCAAACGGCTGAGGGTGCGCTGGAACTCGAAGTTCAGGCGACCGCCGGTGTAGAGATCCTTCAGCTCGACTTCAGCGGAAATGATCAGCTTGACGTTTCGGTCGTAGAACTCGTCAACCATGTTGATAAAGCGTCGGGCGATGTCGTCGGTGGTGACGCTCATCTGCTCGACACCGCTGAGCAACACGGCGTGGAAGATCTTGCCCAGCTCGATGTAATCGTTCTGGCTGCGCGGGCCGTCGCAGAGTTCGCGGAAGTCGAACCAGGCCACGTCATCGCAGGTGCGCAAGGCGCGGATTTCGCGGTTCTCGATCATCAGCACATCGTTTTCGATGGCGGCCGTGCATTCCGGCGTCAGGGCGCGAAAGCTTTTGCGCAGGCTTTCGTGGGACGCTTCGTCGAGCGGGAAGTGGAACAGCTCCGCTTGCTCGAGGTGACGCAGACGGTAATCGACGCCGCTGTCGACGTTGACGATCTCGGTGTTCTGCTTGATCAGCGCAATGGCCGGCAGGAAGCGCGCGCGTTGCAGGCCGTCCTTGTACAGACCGTCCGGCACGATGTTCGAAGTCGCGACCAGGGTCACGCCGTTCTTGAACAGCTCTTCCATCAGCGTACCGAGGATCATCGCGTCGGTGATGTCGGAGACGAAGAACTCATCGAAACAAATTACTCGCGACTCGTCGGAGAAACGCTTGGCGATGATGGTCAGCGGGTTTTTCTCACCGCCGAGGGTCTTCATTTCTTCGTGCACGCGCTTCATGAAGCGGTGGAAGTGAGTGCGGGTCTTTTCCTTGAACGGCAGCGCTTCGAAGAAGGTGTCGACCAGGTAGGTCTTGCCGCGGCCTACGCCACCCCAGAAATACAGGCCCTTGACCGGCGCCTGTTCTTTCTTGCCAAACAGCTTGCCGAGCAGGCCCGGTTTGTTCTGCGAGGCTGCGACCAGATCGTCGTACAGGCGCTGCAAATGGCGCACGGCGGTTTCCTGCGCGGCGTCATGGAAGAATTCCGGGCGTTTCAGATCAGCTTGATATCGTTCTAGGGGCGTCATAATTCGTTAGCAAGGCAACAAAAACGGGCCGTCACTGTAGCGACGGCCCGTGGGAATGGCAATCGGCCCTTGGTCGGACCGAGCCGTTGATTATTCCTGAACCGGTGTCAGCGCAATCCGCAGGGCGTCGATGGCGACGTCGCGAGCCGCGCTGTCGGCGAAGGCCGGGCTATCGGCAACGCACTCGCCTTCCAGCCAGACACTGAAACTCAGGTCTTCGCTGCGCACGTCCAAAGACTGGCCCGCTTGCAATTGCTTGGTCACCTGACCGGCGGTTTTACCGTCGGCGAAGTTGCGCGACAGCAGCAGTTGCTCGCCATCGGCCGCCAGCAGACGGAAACGGAAACTGCCGTCATCTTCACGGAAGCTGACAAAACGCGCGGCTTTCGCGGCTTTCTTTTTGGTGGTCGCTGCAACTTGGGTCTGGGCGACGAAAGAACGCAAGCCGACCGCTTCACGCAATTCGTGGAGGAACGGTGTCGCCACCGAACGAGCCTTTTTCGCACCGATTTGCAGGATATCTTCCAGATCAGCCGGGCGTTCGATCAGTTGGTGATAACGCTCGCGGGACTCGCCCAACTCGCTGTCGAGCAGCTGGAACAGGCGATTCTTCGCCTCGCCCCAACCCAGGCCCTGCAACAGTTCGCTGCGGAACTCGTCGGACTGCGCCGGGGTGGCGAAGGCCTGGAACAGGGTGAACAGGTGCGAATTGTCTGGATCTTTCGCTTCGCCCGGTGCGCGGGAGTCGGTGACGATCCGCGAGATTGCGTCTTTCATCTCTTTGGCGCTGCTGAACAACGGGATGGTGTTGTCGTAGCTCTTCGACATCTTGCGACCGTCGAGGCCTGGCAGCGTCGCAACGCTTTCTTCGATCAGCGCTTCAGGCATGGTGAAGAATTCTTTGCCCTGGCCAAACAGGTGGTTGAAGCGCTGGCCGATGTCGCGGGCCATTTCCACGTGCTGGATCTGGTCACGACCGACCGGCACCTTGTGGGCGTTGAACATCAGAATGTCCGCGGCCATCAGCACCGGGTAGCTGTACAGGCCCATGGTGATGCCTGCATCCGGGTCTTCGCCGGTTTCGACGTTCTTGTCCACCGAGGCCTTGTAGGCGTGGGCGCGGTTAAGCAGGCCCTTGGCGGCGACGCAAGTCAGCAGCCAGGTCAGCTCGGGGATTTCCGGGATGTCGGACTGGCGATAGAACGTCACGCGGTCCACATCCAGGCCACCGGCCAGCCAGGTCGCGGCGATTTCCAGACGCGAACGCTGGATGCGCAGCGGGTCATCGCATTTGATCAGGGCGTGGTAGTCGGCCAGGAAGTAGAACGAATCGGCATTGCTGTCGCGGCTGGCAAGGATCGCCGGGCGGATGGCGCCGGCGTAGTTGCCCAGGTGCGGCGTGCCGGTGGTGGTGATGCCGGTGAGGATACGGGTACGAGTCGTCATGGGTAATCGCTTGTCAGACTGCAATCAATTCGAAAGACGCGGCAGGATCAGATCCTTGAGATCGGTCAGCTTGCCATGAAAAAAGTGTCCGCATTCTGCCACTTTAAGCAGCTCATGGGGGCGCTCGAGTTTCGAGGACCAGTCGTAGACGGCTTGCGGGTCGATGACTTCGTCGGTTTCCGGCTGGATCAGTGTCAGCTCGCCCTGCTGCGGCAGTGGGTCTTCATCGCCGAGGCGCATCACCGCTGGCGCGACCATGAACAAATGCTTGAGTTGTTCGCCCTTCGTTTCCAGGCGCCCGCCGAGACTGGCTGCAACAAATCCGCCGAAGGAGAAACCGAACAGCGTCAGCGGCAAATCAGGATGTTGCGCCCGCAACCATGCGGCCGCCGCTTGAGCATCGTCGACTTCACCGGTGCCCATATCGTGCGAACCTTCGCTGGCACCGACACCACGGTAATTGAAACGCAAGGTAATCAAACCGGCATCGCGCGCGGTGCGCTGCAGGGTCGAGACCACTTTGTTGAGCATGGTGCCGCCCTGCACCGGGTTCGGGTGGCAGATCAGCGCGATGCCGCGAGGCGCTTCGTTGTTCAGGTAAAGTGCTTCCAGTTGACCGACCGGGCCATCAATCACTACAGGGGTTTCGCGCATAAGCAAGGAAGGAACTCCGTGACCTCGAATCGGGTCGACTCGTCTAGCAAATTGTCTGTGCCGATGTATTGCGAGTGAATCGCGGTATACAGCGCAGGTTCGAGCCGTTAACGTAAAGCAAAGCCGTTTATAGAGGAAGGACTCGTGGAACACTCGCTCTTAGTTTGGTTGTTGCCGACTCTTGCCCTGGTTGTGGGTGTCGCCGTTGGATTCCTGATCGCTCGCCTGGTGCCGAACGCCGCGCCGAGCAGCACACAACGTCAGCTGGATGACATTCAGGAACGTTTCGACAGTTATCAGAACGAGGTGGTCACCCACTTCAACAGCACTGCAACCCTGGTCAAGAAACTGACTCAGAGCTATCAGGAAGTGCAGGATCATCTCGCCGAGGGCGCCAACCGCCTGGCCCTGGACGAGCAGACCCGCCAACGCCTGCTGGCCTCGCTGCACGCCGACGCAGCAGCAGCCCCACGGGAGCGCCTGACGCCGCCGCGCAATCAGGAACCGCCTCGCGACTACGCTCCAAAAGCCCCAAACGCGCCGGGCATGCTTGATGAGCATTACGGCCTGAAGAAGTAATCAGGTTTCGCGCGACATGAAAAAGCCCCCGGATGAGTGATTGTCCGGGGGCTTTTTCAGTTCTGAAGTTTTCATCGCTTGTTCTGGCCTCTTCGCGGGCAAGCCCGCTCCCACAGGGTTCTATGTCGATCACAAGATATTGGTCATACACAAATCCCTGTGGGAGCGGGCTTGCCCGCGAAGGGGCCAGAACTGGCGATACAAAAAAACCGCCCGATCTGTTGAGGATCGGACGGTTTTTTTACGCCTGGGGTTCAGTCAGACGGTTAGGGATACTGCTGAACCGTACCCTGCTGCTGGCCGCCATACTGCTGGCCCGGAATCGCCTTGAGGTTGACCTCGACCCGACGGTTCTGCGCCCGGCCATTGACGTCACCATTGCTGGCAACCGGGTTATCCGGGCCGGCACCGCGCGCCGACAGGTTGGTACCACTCACACCCTGGGAAGTCAGGTAAGTCGCCACGCTCTGAGCCCGACGCTGGGACAGGTCCATGTTGTGCTGACGGCTGCCGGTGCTGTCGGTGTAGCCGACGATCTCGATCTGGTTCTGGCTGAACTCCTTGAGCGAGCCTGCCAGGTTGTTCAGCGGCTGATAGAAGCTTGAAGCGATGTTCGCCGAATCGGTGGCGAACGTGATGTTGCCCGGCATGATCAGCTTGATCTGATCGCCCTGACGCTGCACTTCGACGCCGGTATTGGCCATGCTGGCGCGCAGCTTTTTCTCTTGCTGGTCGGCGTAGTAACCGTAACCGGCAGCGGAAGCCCCCACCACGGCGGCACCGATCAGCGCACCCTTGCCTCGGTTGTCGTGGCCAATGGCAGCACCTGCGAGTGCGCCGGCCAGAGCGCCAAGGCCACCGTATTTCGCGGTTTTGCTCATGCCTGTGGAACCACCGTCGGCCTGGCCCTGGTTGTCGTAAGGGTTAGGCGAGGCGCAGCCTGACAGCAAGGCCACAGCCGTAGCGACAATAATCAAACGCTGCTTGGTGAACATGAAGAGCTCCTACTTTCTGCATTCTATGGTGCAACGGAACAAGGCATCGGCCTTAGCGGGCGTTGGATCATTGCGGGCGACGAAAATTCCATCGGTAACCGTTAAGCCCGCACAAAAGGGTTGTCGCGCATTTCATCACCCAGACGCGTGTCCGGCCCGTGCCCAGTCACCACTGTCGCATCTTCATCAAGGGTATACAGACGCTGCTTGATCGAACGCACGATGGTCGCCTGATCGCCACCCCACAAATCCGTGCGCCCCACCCCGCGACGAAACAGAGTGTCACCGGCAATCAGCAGCTTAGCTTCGGAAAACCAGAAGCTCATGGAACCCGGCGTATGACCAGGCGTGTGCAATGCCACGCCGCAACCGCAGGCCAGTTCTTCATCATCGGCCAACCAGCGATCGGGGGATGGAACCGGGGTATAAGGCACACCGAACATCTGGCATTGCATCTCCAGATTGTCCCAGAGGAACTGATCTTCCTTGTGCAGGTGCAAGGTCGCGCCGGTTTTTTCCTTCAACTGACCGGAGGCCAGGAAATGATCCAGGTGCGCGTGGGTGTGAATGATGCTGACCACCTTCAAGCCCAGGGCGTCCAGCCGAGCCAGGATCAGCTCGTGATTGCCGCCCGGATCGACCACGATGGCCTTTTTCGTGACCGGATCGCCGATGATCGTGCAGTTGCACTGCAAAGGGCCAACGGGGAAGGTTTCGCGGATGAGGGTCGGTTTCTGGGACATCGGGGCATGCTCGATAAACAGGGACGGGGGATTTTCGCACACATTGGCATCCCGCCCTTTACCGCCATGTGTATCGACAAACGACGTCAGCCCAAAACACCCAACGCCTTCGCCCGTGCCACCGCCTGCGTGCGCCGCTCAACCCCGAGCTTGCTGTTGATGTGGCTGGCATGGGTTTTAACCGTGTGCAGGGAAATAAACAGCTGGTCGCTGATTTCCTGGTTCGAGCAGCCTTGGGCAATGAGTTTCAGAACCGACAGTTCGCGGGAGCTGAGCTGTTCGCAGGCTTGTGAGGGCTCCGGGGCAATGCGCGCAGCGACAAGGGGGAGCCGTTCTGAAAGGCTCTGCGAAACCACTGCTTTCGCGCAGTTCTGCAGTTGCTCGCGAAGCCAGTCGGGGTATTTGCTCAACAAGCCATCAAAAGGCTGCAGCGCGCCGCCACTGGCCGCTTCCAGGGACTGAGCGAAGGTTTGCCGGGCTTCAGGCTCACGGTTGTGCGCAAGGAGCAGTTCGGTTTTCTGCGTCAGGGCCATCACACTGAGCAACTGCCGACCGGTTTGCTGACCATGCTCGAGCAACGCATTCAAGCGTCCCTCGGCCAGCATCGGCTGCGCCTGAATGACCTCCAGCAAGGCCTGTTGCAACTCGATATGCAGCGGCAGTTGCGGATGGAATTCCGGGGGCGCTGCCGGCTGTTCGCCGTTGTAGGTCTGACCCAGTCGCGCGAGCCAGGCCTCCGCCAGATCGGTACGCCCCTGAGCCAGCCAGAGTTCGCATTTGACCAGGGTGATCATCGCCAGATAGTAGATCGGCGGTACGTCCCAGATGTGCATCAGCCGTTCGGCTTCGGCGAGTTCAGCAAACGCCTTGGCATATTCGCCGCTGCTGCCTTCGAGCCTGGCGATCACGCAATGGCCGATCAATACGCTGATGTCGCGACAGGCGCGGGCTTCAGTCAACCCCGCCTGCAAGCGCACCCGCGCCGTCTGCGGTTGCAGACGCAAGGCCAGCAGAAACCCCTCGTACAAGGTCAGCCGGGCGCGTACGGCATAGAGCCGTTGCGGCGACAATCCTTGCAGGCGTTGCAGCCCCTGGCGAACTTCATCCAGCGAACGCAGAATCTCCCCTCGCGCCTGCAATACCCGGGCGCGATCGTAATGGGCCAGCGCTTCGAACAATGGATTGCCCACCCGTTGCGCCAGCTCCAGAGAATCACGGTTCAGGCCACGTGCCCGCCATAAGTCGCCGTCGGCAATGGCCAGGTTGGACAGGGTTGAGAGGCACATCAGGCGCTGGCCGTAACGCTTGGACGGAAGACTCTCCAGCGCTTCGGTGCAATACAGCAGCGTCAACTCGCGATTGCCGCGACCGCGGGCGATGATGCCACTCAAGGCCAGCCATTGCGCCAGCATGGACTTCTGCGCAGTGGCCGACGGCGCCGGCAGGAAGCGGCTCAGGTGACTGGCCAGCTCTTCGGCGGCATCCAGCTGACAGGCCAGCCCCAGCGCCCAGCTGTAGAGCACGATCAAGCGTGGCGTGCTGATCAGCAGGCTGTCGGGCAAGTCCATTTTCCAGCGCAGCAACATGCCGACGTTCTGTTCTGCCAGCAGTTGTTCTTCGGAAAGGTTCTGTACCAGGTTGGCCGCCACGTCCAGGTGCCCGGCGCGCAACGCCTGCTCCACTGCTTCATCGAGCAGGCCCTGAGCATTGAACCAGCGACAGGCGCGCAGGTGCAGGCTGGCCGCCGGCACCATTGCCTGACGGGTAGGCCGGGTACGCAGCAGGTCGGAAAACAGATGATGATAACGATACCAGTGACCGTGTTCGTCCAGCGGCACCAGGAACACCTGATGCGCGAGCAGAAAACTCAGGATTTCGGCACTGTCATGCGCCTCGCGAACAGCGTCGCACAACTCGCTGCAAAAACGCTCCTGAGGCGCTGTGTCATACAGAAATGACTGCACCTCGGCGGGCAGGCAATCGATGACTTCTTCGAGCAGGTAATCGCGAATCAGCCCTTCACCGCCATGCAAGGATTGCGGCAATGCGCCCTCGGAGCCGGCCTCGGAAGCCGCCAGCAACCAGAAACGCAAGCCAGCGACCCAGCCCTCGCTGCGCTGGATCAGGCTCTCCAGCGCTTCGCCGCGCAAGGACGTGCTGTGTCGATCGAGCAGGGTCAAGGCTTCGTCGTGTGTCAGGCGCAGATCCTGCTCATGCAACTCGAGCAATTGCCGCGACAGGCGCAGACGTGCCAGATGCCAGTCTGGACGCTGGCGACTGGTGACCATCACCAGCAAGCCGTCAGGAAGATGATTGAGGAAAAATTGCAGGCAACGATCGAGCACCGGGCCCTGGGCCAGATGGTAGTCATCGAGTACCAGCAGCAGTGGTGCCGTCGGCAACAAATGCACGGCCAACTCGTCGAGCAAACCGTCCAGCCATTCTTCGAAGGCAAACGGCTGATGCCGCTGACGCATTTTCAACAGGCCCAGGGACTGCCTGCCCAACTGCGGAAAAAAGTCCTGGAGGCCTTCGAGCAACCGCTCGAGAAAACGACCGGGGTCGTTGTCTCGCGGACTCAACCCCAGCCACAGACTTTGCCAGTGAGCGGGCAGCCCCTGACAAAACTCAACTGCCAGCGAACTCTTGCCGAACCCCGCCGGTGCGCTGACCAGCAACAGCCTGCCACCGAGACCGGCACTCAGGCGCTCGCACAAACGAGGCCGCAGCACGTGCCCGTCAGGCAGCGGTGGCCGAAAGAAACGACCGTCCAGTGTCGCGACGGCAACGCTTGCAGGGCCCGGGAGTGGGGACAGATCAGTCATGGCCGGCTCTTGTTTGAATTGCTGTTGGCGGCGTTGCAGATGTCCGCAGACTAGCGGTAAACGAAGAGGTATTGAAGGTTATTGCTACAAATGGCTACAAAAAGTCTACGCGCAAAAAAAAGCCCCGAACCAGTCGGGGCTTTTTTCGAGGATGCGGCCTCAGTTCAGTTCAGGTTAACGAACCCCGGACTGACGCAATGCCGCCGGTG
This genomic window contains:
- a CDS encoding alpha/beta hydrolase, which encodes MRETPVVIDGPVGQLEALYLNNEAPRGIALICHPNPVQGGTMLNKVVSTLQRTARDAGLITLRFNYRGVGASEGSHDMGTGEVDDAQAAAAWLRAQHPDLPLTLFGFSFGGFVAASLGGRLETKGEQLKHLFMVAPAVMRLGDEDPLPQQGELTLIQPETDEVIDPQAVYDWSSKLERPHELLKVAECGHFFHGKLTDLKDLILPRLSN
- a CDS encoding OmpA family protein, with translation MFTKQRLIIVATAVALLSGCASPNPYDNQGQADGGSTGMSKTAKYGGLGALAGALAGAAIGHDNRGKGALIGAAVVGASAAGYGYYADQQEKKLRASMANTGVEVQRQGDQIKLIMPGNITFATDSANIASSFYQPLNNLAGSLKEFSQNQIEIVGYTDSTGSRQHNMDLSQRRAQSVATYLTSQGVSGTNLSARGAGPDNPVASNGDVNGRAQNRRVEVNLKAIPGQQYGGQQQGTVQQYP
- a CDS encoding YhcB family protein; translated protein: MEHSLLVWLLPTLALVVGVAVGFLIARLVPNAAPSSTQRQLDDIQERFDSYQNEVVTHFNSTATLVKKLTQSYQEVQDHLAEGANRLALDEQTRQRLLASLHADAAAAPRERLTPPRNQEPPRDYAPKAPNAPGMLDEHYGLKK
- a CDS encoding LuxR C-terminal-related transcriptional regulator, whose amino-acid sequence is MTDLSPLPGPASVAVATLDGRFFRPPLPDGHVLRPRLCERLSAGLGGRLLLVSAPAGFGKSSLAVEFCQGLPAHWQSLWLGLSPRDNDPGRFLERLLEGLQDFFPQLGRQSLGLLKMRQRHQPFAFEEWLDGLLDELAVHLLPTAPLLLVLDDYHLAQGPVLDRCLQFFLNHLPDGLLVMVTSRQRPDWHLARLRLSRQLLELHEQDLRLTHDEALTLLDRHSTSLRGEALESLIQRSEGWVAGLRFWLLAASEAGSEGALPQSLHGGEGLIRDYLLEEVIDCLPAEVQSFLYDTAPQERFCSELCDAVREAHDSAEILSFLLAHQVFLVPLDEHGHWYRYHHLFSDLLRTRPTRQAMVPAASLHLRACRWFNAQGLLDEAVEQALRAGHLDVAANLVQNLSEEQLLAEQNVGMLLRWKMDLPDSLLISTPRLIVLYSWALGLACQLDAAEELASHLSRFLPAPSATAQKSMLAQWLALSGIIARGRGNRELTLLYCTEALESLPSKRYGQRLMCLSTLSNLAIADGDLWRARGLNRDSLELAQRVGNPLFEALAHYDRARVLQARGEILRSLDEVRQGLQRLQGLSPQRLYAVRARLTLYEGFLLALRLQPQTARVRLQAGLTEARACRDISVLIGHCVIARLEGSSGEYAKAFAELAEAERLMHIWDVPPIYYLAMITLVKCELWLAQGRTDLAEAWLARLGQTYNGEQPAAPPEFHPQLPLHIELQQALLEVIQAQPMLAEGRLNALLEHGQQTGRQLLSVMALTQKTELLLAHNREPEARQTFAQSLEAASGGALQPFDGLLSKYPDWLREQLQNCAKAVVSQSLSERLPLVAARIAPEPSQACEQLSSRELSVLKLIAQGCSNQEISDQLFISLHTVKTHASHINSKLGVERRTQAVARAKALGVLG
- a CDS encoding MBL fold metallo-hydrolase produces the protein MSQKPTLIRETFPVGPLQCNCTIIGDPVTKKAIVVDPGGNHELILARLDALGLKVVSIIHTHAHLDHFLASGQLKEKTGATLHLHKEDQFLWDNLEMQCQMFGVPYTPVPSPDRWLADDEELACGCGVALHTPGHTPGSMSFWFSEAKLLIAGDTLFRRGVGRTDLWGGDQATIVRSIKQRLYTLDEDATVVTGHGPDTRLGDEMRDNPFVRA